One genomic region from Thunnus maccoyii chromosome 16, fThuMac1.1, whole genome shotgun sequence encodes:
- the LOC121881468 gene encoding cytochrome c oxidase assembly factor 8 isoform X2, translating to MHRVLHGFAHYVTLENPVWSIGCEGLNKSLHIEVCWTQLMKNRSTSRPPASSTHDWIGPPNPLSNLRPIVYHIPENESELEKRLRHLRQETEDWNHEFWTKQNITFRKQKDAYIISQLKAKGLPMRDEQGRRQSLNSEEMAVFYKNFLDKNRTRHANYNKEWYRRNFTITFLMARVALHNIWRTVSHKHNSKKNSTPTT from the exons ATGCACCGGGTCCTGCACGGCTTTGCGCATTATGTCACCCTGGAAAATCCAGTTTGGTCAATTGGCTGTGAAG GATTAAATAAAAGCCTTCACATCGAGGTTTGTTGGACTCAGCTGATGAAAAAT AGATCTACCTCCAGACCACCAGCCAGCTCCACACACGACTGGATCGGTCCGCCGAACCCGCTGTCCAACCTGCGGCCGATCGTTTATCACATCCCTGAGAACGAATCAGAGCTGGAGAAACGGCTGAGACACCTGAGGCAGGAGACGGAGGACTGGAACCACGAGTTCTGGACTAAGCAGAATATCACCTTCAGAAAG CAAAAAGATGCTTACATCATCTCACAACTGAAGGCCAAAGGCTTGCCTATGCGTGATGAGCAAG GACGACGTCAGTCCCTGAACAGCGAAGAAATGGCCGTGTTTTACAAAAACTTCctggacaaaaacagaacaCGACATGCAAATTACAACAA GGAATGGTATCGACGTAActtcaccatcacttttctcaTGGCCCGAGTCGCCCTTCACAACATCTGGAGGACTGTTTCTCATAAACacaacagcaagaaaaacagcactCCTACAACCtaa
- the LOC121881468 gene encoding cytochrome c oxidase assembly factor 8 isoform X3, translating into MPPNTWPRLNKSLHIEVCWTQLMKNRSTSRPPASSTHDWIGPPNPLSNLRPIVYHIPENESELEKRLRHLRQETEDWNHEFWTKQNITFRKQKDAYIISQLKAKGLPMRDEQGRRQSLNSEEMAVFYKNFLDKNRTRHANYNKEWYRRNFTITFLMARVALHNIWRTVSHKHNSKKNSTPTT; encoded by the exons ATGCCACCAAACACTTGGCCAC GATTAAATAAAAGCCTTCACATCGAGGTTTGTTGGACTCAGCTGATGAAAAAT AGATCTACCTCCAGACCACCAGCCAGCTCCACACACGACTGGATCGGTCCGCCGAACCCGCTGTCCAACCTGCGGCCGATCGTTTATCACATCCCTGAGAACGAATCAGAGCTGGAGAAACGGCTGAGACACCTGAGGCAGGAGACGGAGGACTGGAACCACGAGTTCTGGACTAAGCAGAATATCACCTTCAGAAAG CAAAAAGATGCTTACATCATCTCACAACTGAAGGCCAAAGGCTTGCCTATGCGTGATGAGCAAG GACGACGTCAGTCCCTGAACAGCGAAGAAATGGCCGTGTTTTACAAAAACTTCctggacaaaaacagaacaCGACATGCAAATTACAACAA GGAATGGTATCGACGTAActtcaccatcacttttctcaTGGCCCGAGTCGCCCTTCACAACATCTGGAGGACTGTTTCTCATAAACacaacagcaagaaaaacagcactCCTACAACCtaa
- the LOC121881468 gene encoding cytochrome c oxidase assembly factor 8 isoform X1 — protein sequence MACKAAAGCLTRRLFSPFGLRAASSSRQCSSSQAAQRDKTPQRSTSRPPASSTHDWIGPPNPLSNLRPIVYHIPENESELEKRLRHLRQETEDWNHEFWTKQNITFRKQKDAYIISQLKAKGLPMRDEQGRRQSLNSEEMAVFYKNFLDKNRTRHANYNKEWYRRNFTITFLMARVALHNIWRTVSHKHNSKKNSTPTT from the exons ATGGCGTGTAAAGCGGCAGCGGGATGTTTAACTCGGAGGCTTTTCAGTCCTTTCGGCCTCCGAGCAGCGAGCAGCAGCCGGCAGTGCAGCTCCAGTCAGGCGGCACAGCGGGACAAAACACCGCAG AGATCTACCTCCAGACCACCAGCCAGCTCCACACACGACTGGATCGGTCCGCCGAACCCGCTGTCCAACCTGCGGCCGATCGTTTATCACATCCCTGAGAACGAATCAGAGCTGGAGAAACGGCTGAGACACCTGAGGCAGGAGACGGAGGACTGGAACCACGAGTTCTGGACTAAGCAGAATATCACCTTCAGAAAG CAAAAAGATGCTTACATCATCTCACAACTGAAGGCCAAAGGCTTGCCTATGCGTGATGAGCAAG GACGACGTCAGTCCCTGAACAGCGAAGAAATGGCCGTGTTTTACAAAAACTTCctggacaaaaacagaacaCGACATGCAAATTACAACAA GGAATGGTATCGACGTAActtcaccatcacttttctcaTGGCCCGAGTCGCCCTTCACAACATCTGGAGGACTGTTTCTCATAAACacaacagcaagaaaaacagcactCCTACAACCtaa
- the bag5 gene encoding BAG family molecular chaperone regulator 5 isoform X1, producing MGKAAKKSRAGSRTGASGRSLFGKPFDGGKRMDHGGSQQQQQHPMEQQQQPYHPQHPAMMRLYEVQKEVASLGPQVCTFSGLQNDREYKRLERDLTRLLLEVDQVDTEGKLELQGGRKRAAQEVEGLLRYLEENATHPSRLAIEQLSNEARRLVDERVVAPQRSGGVAEINDELVDALQQLVLRLTQVKTEGRVPLRKARYRALTRLCAVQDVIEGRTQQQTLSLPLSGDTHEAVHCINQVMVKVSVARSQLVALLMGLSGRDSCAHLSRILTEMQVELDALDVSGNAAIRNYRKQVVEEINGLLKHLDLEGEGDDTRRYDLAQNNSIREIEAVRAHVSHLREGVLRHCAMGDLGFRPKAELQSLLTHLDQVDTAKNPCIREARRRAVVEVQAIITFLDLREALARRQPGPSEHPSHRAVWLVLGSLSDLQAQVLGFDGKRVDKSYMMLEELLTKQLLALDAVDPQGDEMTKMARKQAVKFAQNILNYLDMKTDEWEY from the exons ATGGGAAAAGCAGCGAAGAAGAGCAGAGCTGGTTCCAGGACCGGAGCGTCAGGCAGAAG cctgtTTGGGAAGCCCTTTGATGGAGGGAAGAGGATGGACCATGGCGgctcgcagcagcagcagcaacatccaatggagcagcagcagcagccgtaTCATCCGCAGCATCCGGCCATGATGCGTCTGTACGAGGTGCAGAAGGAGGTGGCCTCTCTGGGGCCGCAGGTCTGCACCTTCAGCGGCCTGCAGAACGACCGTGAGTACAAGCGTCTGGAGCGCGACCTGACCCggctgctgctggaggtggacCAGGTGGACACGGAGGGCAAACTGGAGCTGCAGGGGGGACGAAAGCGAGCGGCACAGGAGGTGGAGGGCCTGCTGCGCTACCTGGAGGAGAACGCCACCCACCCGTCCCGTCTGGCCATCGAGCAGCTGAGCAACGAGGCGCGACGGCTGGTGGACGAGCGCGTGGTGGCGCCGCAGCGTTCCGGCGGGGTGGCCGAGATCAACGACGAGCTGGTGGACGCGCTGCAGCAGCTGGTGTTGAGGCTCACCCAGGTCAAGACCGAAGGGAGGGTGCCGCTCCGCAAAGCACGCTACCGGGCGCTGACACGCCTGTGCGCCGTGCAGGACGTGATCGAAGGGCGCACGCAGCAGCAGACCCTCTCGCTGCCGCTGTCGGGGGACACCCACGAGGCCGTGCACTGCATCAACCaggtgatggtgaaggtgagCGTGGCGCGCAGTCAGCTGGTGGCTCTGCTGATGGGCCTGAGCGGGAGGGACAGCTGCGCCCACCTGTCACGCATCCTGACGGAGATGCAGGTAGAGCTGGACGCTCTGGATGTTTCCGGGAACGCGGCGATCAGAAATTACCGGAAACAGGTTGTGGAGGAGATTAACGGGCTGCTGAAACATCTGGACCTGGAGGGGGAGGGAGACGACACGCGCAG GTACGACTTGGCTCAGAACAACTCCATCCGCGAGATAGAGGCGGTGCGAGCTCACGTCTCCCACCTGCGAGAAGGCGTCCTGCGGCACTGCGCGATGGGCGACCTCGGCTTCAGACCCAAAGCCGAGCTGCAGAGCCTCCTCACGCACCTGGACCAGGTGGACACGGCTAAGAACCCGTGTATCAGAGAGGCCCGCCGCCGCGCCGTGGTGGAGGTCCAGGCCATCATCACCTTCCTGGACCTCCGCGAGGCCTTGGCCCGCCGTCAGCCGGGCCCCAGCGAGCACCCATCGCACCGGGCCGTGTGGCTGGTCCTGGGGAGCCTGTCGGACCTCCAGGCCCAGGTTCTGGGCTTCGACGGCAAACGGGTCGACAAGAGCTACATGATGCTGGAGGAGCTGTTGACCAAACAGCTGCTGGCGCTAGACGCCGTGGACCCGCAGGGCGACGAGATGACCAAGATGGCGCGGAAGCAGGCGGTGAAGTTCGCCCAGAACATTCTCAACTATCTGGACATGAAGACGGACGAGTGGGagtattga
- the bag5 gene encoding BAG family molecular chaperone regulator 5 isoform X3: MAVRWLCSLFGKPFDGGKRMDHGGSQQQQQHPMEQQQQPYHPQHPAMMRLYEVQKEVASLGPQVCTFSGLQNDREYKRLERDLTRLLLEVDQVDTEGKLELQGGRKRAAQEVEGLLRYLEENATHPSRLAIEQLSNEARRLVDERVVAPQRSGGVAEINDELVDALQQLVLRLTQVKTEGRVPLRKARYRALTRLCAVQDVIEGRTQQQTLSLPLSGDTHEAVHCINQVMVKVSVARSQLVALLMGLSGRDSCAHLSRILTEMQVELDALDVSGNAAIRNYRKQVVEEINGLLKHLDLEGEGDDTRRYDLAQNNSIREIEAVRAHVSHLREGVLRHCAMGDLGFRPKAELQSLLTHLDQVDTAKNPCIREARRRAVVEVQAIITFLDLREALARRQPGPSEHPSHRAVWLVLGSLSDLQAQVLGFDGKRVDKSYMMLEELLTKQLLALDAVDPQGDEMTKMARKQAVKFAQNILNYLDMKTDEWEY; this comes from the exons ATGGCTGTACGCTGGCTATGCAG cctgtTTGGGAAGCCCTTTGATGGAGGGAAGAGGATGGACCATGGCGgctcgcagcagcagcagcaacatccaatggagcagcagcagcagccgtaTCATCCGCAGCATCCGGCCATGATGCGTCTGTACGAGGTGCAGAAGGAGGTGGCCTCTCTGGGGCCGCAGGTCTGCACCTTCAGCGGCCTGCAGAACGACCGTGAGTACAAGCGTCTGGAGCGCGACCTGACCCggctgctgctggaggtggacCAGGTGGACACGGAGGGCAAACTGGAGCTGCAGGGGGGACGAAAGCGAGCGGCACAGGAGGTGGAGGGCCTGCTGCGCTACCTGGAGGAGAACGCCACCCACCCGTCCCGTCTGGCCATCGAGCAGCTGAGCAACGAGGCGCGACGGCTGGTGGACGAGCGCGTGGTGGCGCCGCAGCGTTCCGGCGGGGTGGCCGAGATCAACGACGAGCTGGTGGACGCGCTGCAGCAGCTGGTGTTGAGGCTCACCCAGGTCAAGACCGAAGGGAGGGTGCCGCTCCGCAAAGCACGCTACCGGGCGCTGACACGCCTGTGCGCCGTGCAGGACGTGATCGAAGGGCGCACGCAGCAGCAGACCCTCTCGCTGCCGCTGTCGGGGGACACCCACGAGGCCGTGCACTGCATCAACCaggtgatggtgaaggtgagCGTGGCGCGCAGTCAGCTGGTGGCTCTGCTGATGGGCCTGAGCGGGAGGGACAGCTGCGCCCACCTGTCACGCATCCTGACGGAGATGCAGGTAGAGCTGGACGCTCTGGATGTTTCCGGGAACGCGGCGATCAGAAATTACCGGAAACAGGTTGTGGAGGAGATTAACGGGCTGCTGAAACATCTGGACCTGGAGGGGGAGGGAGACGACACGCGCAG GTACGACTTGGCTCAGAACAACTCCATCCGCGAGATAGAGGCGGTGCGAGCTCACGTCTCCCACCTGCGAGAAGGCGTCCTGCGGCACTGCGCGATGGGCGACCTCGGCTTCAGACCCAAAGCCGAGCTGCAGAGCCTCCTCACGCACCTGGACCAGGTGGACACGGCTAAGAACCCGTGTATCAGAGAGGCCCGCCGCCGCGCCGTGGTGGAGGTCCAGGCCATCATCACCTTCCTGGACCTCCGCGAGGCCTTGGCCCGCCGTCAGCCGGGCCCCAGCGAGCACCCATCGCACCGGGCCGTGTGGCTGGTCCTGGGGAGCCTGTCGGACCTCCAGGCCCAGGTTCTGGGCTTCGACGGCAAACGGGTCGACAAGAGCTACATGATGCTGGAGGAGCTGTTGACCAAACAGCTGCTGGCGCTAGACGCCGTGGACCCGCAGGGCGACGAGATGACCAAGATGGCGCGGAAGCAGGCGGTGAAGTTCGCCCAGAACATTCTCAACTATCTGGACATGAAGACGGACGAGTGGGagtattga
- the bag5 gene encoding BAG family molecular chaperone regulator 5 isoform X2, whose amino-acid sequence MCANVFGVLKSLFGKPFDGGKRMDHGGSQQQQQHPMEQQQQPYHPQHPAMMRLYEVQKEVASLGPQVCTFSGLQNDREYKRLERDLTRLLLEVDQVDTEGKLELQGGRKRAAQEVEGLLRYLEENATHPSRLAIEQLSNEARRLVDERVVAPQRSGGVAEINDELVDALQQLVLRLTQVKTEGRVPLRKARYRALTRLCAVQDVIEGRTQQQTLSLPLSGDTHEAVHCINQVMVKVSVARSQLVALLMGLSGRDSCAHLSRILTEMQVELDALDVSGNAAIRNYRKQVVEEINGLLKHLDLEGEGDDTRRYDLAQNNSIREIEAVRAHVSHLREGVLRHCAMGDLGFRPKAELQSLLTHLDQVDTAKNPCIREARRRAVVEVQAIITFLDLREALARRQPGPSEHPSHRAVWLVLGSLSDLQAQVLGFDGKRVDKSYMMLEELLTKQLLALDAVDPQGDEMTKMARKQAVKFAQNILNYLDMKTDEWEY is encoded by the exons ATGTGCGCGAATGTGTTCGGAGTTTTGAAAAG cctgtTTGGGAAGCCCTTTGATGGAGGGAAGAGGATGGACCATGGCGgctcgcagcagcagcagcaacatccaatggagcagcagcagcagccgtaTCATCCGCAGCATCCGGCCATGATGCGTCTGTACGAGGTGCAGAAGGAGGTGGCCTCTCTGGGGCCGCAGGTCTGCACCTTCAGCGGCCTGCAGAACGACCGTGAGTACAAGCGTCTGGAGCGCGACCTGACCCggctgctgctggaggtggacCAGGTGGACACGGAGGGCAAACTGGAGCTGCAGGGGGGACGAAAGCGAGCGGCACAGGAGGTGGAGGGCCTGCTGCGCTACCTGGAGGAGAACGCCACCCACCCGTCCCGTCTGGCCATCGAGCAGCTGAGCAACGAGGCGCGACGGCTGGTGGACGAGCGCGTGGTGGCGCCGCAGCGTTCCGGCGGGGTGGCCGAGATCAACGACGAGCTGGTGGACGCGCTGCAGCAGCTGGTGTTGAGGCTCACCCAGGTCAAGACCGAAGGGAGGGTGCCGCTCCGCAAAGCACGCTACCGGGCGCTGACACGCCTGTGCGCCGTGCAGGACGTGATCGAAGGGCGCACGCAGCAGCAGACCCTCTCGCTGCCGCTGTCGGGGGACACCCACGAGGCCGTGCACTGCATCAACCaggtgatggtgaaggtgagCGTGGCGCGCAGTCAGCTGGTGGCTCTGCTGATGGGCCTGAGCGGGAGGGACAGCTGCGCCCACCTGTCACGCATCCTGACGGAGATGCAGGTAGAGCTGGACGCTCTGGATGTTTCCGGGAACGCGGCGATCAGAAATTACCGGAAACAGGTTGTGGAGGAGATTAACGGGCTGCTGAAACATCTGGACCTGGAGGGGGAGGGAGACGACACGCGCAG GTACGACTTGGCTCAGAACAACTCCATCCGCGAGATAGAGGCGGTGCGAGCTCACGTCTCCCACCTGCGAGAAGGCGTCCTGCGGCACTGCGCGATGGGCGACCTCGGCTTCAGACCCAAAGCCGAGCTGCAGAGCCTCCTCACGCACCTGGACCAGGTGGACACGGCTAAGAACCCGTGTATCAGAGAGGCCCGCCGCCGCGCCGTGGTGGAGGTCCAGGCCATCATCACCTTCCTGGACCTCCGCGAGGCCTTGGCCCGCCGTCAGCCGGGCCCCAGCGAGCACCCATCGCACCGGGCCGTGTGGCTGGTCCTGGGGAGCCTGTCGGACCTCCAGGCCCAGGTTCTGGGCTTCGACGGCAAACGGGTCGACAAGAGCTACATGATGCTGGAGGAGCTGTTGACCAAACAGCTGCTGGCGCTAGACGCCGTGGACCCGCAGGGCGACGAGATGACCAAGATGGCGCGGAAGCAGGCGGTGAAGTTCGCCCAGAACATTCTCAACTATCTGGACATGAAGACGGACGAGTGGGagtattga
- the bag5 gene encoding BAG family molecular chaperone regulator 5 isoform X4: MDHGGSQQQQQHPMEQQQQPYHPQHPAMMRLYEVQKEVASLGPQVCTFSGLQNDREYKRLERDLTRLLLEVDQVDTEGKLELQGGRKRAAQEVEGLLRYLEENATHPSRLAIEQLSNEARRLVDERVVAPQRSGGVAEINDELVDALQQLVLRLTQVKTEGRVPLRKARYRALTRLCAVQDVIEGRTQQQTLSLPLSGDTHEAVHCINQVMVKVSVARSQLVALLMGLSGRDSCAHLSRILTEMQVELDALDVSGNAAIRNYRKQVVEEINGLLKHLDLEGEGDDTRRYDLAQNNSIREIEAVRAHVSHLREGVLRHCAMGDLGFRPKAELQSLLTHLDQVDTAKNPCIREARRRAVVEVQAIITFLDLREALARRQPGPSEHPSHRAVWLVLGSLSDLQAQVLGFDGKRVDKSYMMLEELLTKQLLALDAVDPQGDEMTKMARKQAVKFAQNILNYLDMKTDEWEY; the protein is encoded by the exons ATGGACCATGGCGgctcgcagcagcagcagcaacatccaatggagcagcagcagcagccgtaTCATCCGCAGCATCCGGCCATGATGCGTCTGTACGAGGTGCAGAAGGAGGTGGCCTCTCTGGGGCCGCAGGTCTGCACCTTCAGCGGCCTGCAGAACGACCGTGAGTACAAGCGTCTGGAGCGCGACCTGACCCggctgctgctggaggtggacCAGGTGGACACGGAGGGCAAACTGGAGCTGCAGGGGGGACGAAAGCGAGCGGCACAGGAGGTGGAGGGCCTGCTGCGCTACCTGGAGGAGAACGCCACCCACCCGTCCCGTCTGGCCATCGAGCAGCTGAGCAACGAGGCGCGACGGCTGGTGGACGAGCGCGTGGTGGCGCCGCAGCGTTCCGGCGGGGTGGCCGAGATCAACGACGAGCTGGTGGACGCGCTGCAGCAGCTGGTGTTGAGGCTCACCCAGGTCAAGACCGAAGGGAGGGTGCCGCTCCGCAAAGCACGCTACCGGGCGCTGACACGCCTGTGCGCCGTGCAGGACGTGATCGAAGGGCGCACGCAGCAGCAGACCCTCTCGCTGCCGCTGTCGGGGGACACCCACGAGGCCGTGCACTGCATCAACCaggtgatggtgaaggtgagCGTGGCGCGCAGTCAGCTGGTGGCTCTGCTGATGGGCCTGAGCGGGAGGGACAGCTGCGCCCACCTGTCACGCATCCTGACGGAGATGCAGGTAGAGCTGGACGCTCTGGATGTTTCCGGGAACGCGGCGATCAGAAATTACCGGAAACAGGTTGTGGAGGAGATTAACGGGCTGCTGAAACATCTGGACCTGGAGGGGGAGGGAGACGACACGCGCAG GTACGACTTGGCTCAGAACAACTCCATCCGCGAGATAGAGGCGGTGCGAGCTCACGTCTCCCACCTGCGAGAAGGCGTCCTGCGGCACTGCGCGATGGGCGACCTCGGCTTCAGACCCAAAGCCGAGCTGCAGAGCCTCCTCACGCACCTGGACCAGGTGGACACGGCTAAGAACCCGTGTATCAGAGAGGCCCGCCGCCGCGCCGTGGTGGAGGTCCAGGCCATCATCACCTTCCTGGACCTCCGCGAGGCCTTGGCCCGCCGTCAGCCGGGCCCCAGCGAGCACCCATCGCACCGGGCCGTGTGGCTGGTCCTGGGGAGCCTGTCGGACCTCCAGGCCCAGGTTCTGGGCTTCGACGGCAAACGGGTCGACAAGAGCTACATGATGCTGGAGGAGCTGTTGACCAAACAGCTGCTGGCGCTAGACGCCGTGGACCCGCAGGGCGACGAGATGACCAAGATGGCGCGGAAGCAGGCGGTGAAGTTCGCCCAGAACATTCTCAACTATCTGGACATGAAGACGGACGAGTGGGagtattga